A region from the Methylocystis iwaonis genome encodes:
- a CDS encoding IS5 family transposase, whose product MSPIRKPYPSDVSDEEWSLVAPYLTLMDEGAPQRQHLLRELFNGLRYVLRYGIAWRAMPNDLPPWSAVYQQSQRWLAAGVFEELAQDLRALLRVASGRAEEPTAAIIDSRTLRSTPESGPRAGYDGAKRKRGSKLHMAVDTLGHLLALHVTPANVDDRAEVGKLAAAVQDATGENVELIYVDQGYTGEKATEAAKAQGVELCVVKLSEAKKGFVLLPKRWVVERSFAWATRCRRLVKDYERYADTLAGLHVVAFACLMLKRAADFVIQSA is encoded by the coding sequence ATGTCTCCGATTCGCAAACCGTATCCGTCTGATGTCAGCGACGAGGAATGGTCGCTGGTTGCGCCGTATCTGACGCTGATGGACGAGGGCGCTCCGCAACGTCAGCATTTGCTTCGTGAGCTATTCAACGGCCTGCGCTACGTTCTGCGTTACGGCATAGCATGGCGCGCCATGCCCAACGATCTGCCGCCCTGGTCCGCAGTGTATCAGCAATCGCAGCGCTGGCTGGCGGCGGGCGTGTTCGAAGAGCTTGCGCAGGACCTGCGCGCCTTGTTGCGCGTCGCCTCCGGTCGCGCCGAGGAGCCAACCGCGGCGATCATCGACAGCCGCACGCTGCGTTCGACGCCGGAAAGCGGTCCACGGGCCGGCTATGACGGCGCCAAGCGCAAGCGCGGCTCCAAGCTGCACATGGCGGTCGACACGCTGGGGCACTTGCTGGCGCTGCACGTTACGCCAGCGAATGTCGACGACCGCGCCGAGGTCGGCAAGCTCGCCGCCGCTGTGCAGGACGCCACAGGCGAGAACGTCGAGCTTATTTATGTCGATCAAGGTTATACCGGCGAGAAAGCCACGGAGGCGGCCAAAGCGCAGGGCGTCGAACTCTGCGTGGTCAAACTCTCCGAAGCGAAAAAAGGCTTCGTGCTGTTGCCCAAACGCTGGGTTGTCGAACGATCCTTCGCTTGGGCGACCCGATGCAGGCGGCTGGTCAAAGACTACGAACGCTACGCCGACACACTCGCTGGCCTCCACGTCGTCGCTTTTGCCTGCCTCATGCTCAAACGCGCAGCCGACTTCGTAATACAGAGTGCATAA
- a CDS encoding SIR2 family protein encodes MEYFRQRFLDELNEEGDIKIRGLRWSRQQVLEGLDPDGYIQVFIEWVDDAKQAAKERARQFLTDNGGLPRFRALTQRFRNGAVLPFVGAGMSLASGFKPWGTFLLSLLVDLPHLKSDIERLLREGLYEEAAERIQNELRGAFNEEIHSHLGSHCRNVAGPVQLMPVLFEQEVITTNFDYVLTHVYRNAGKAFPIEYSGSRLADARSRIANNPHCLLRLHGEADSSDGRVLTRTEYEAAYNGRTTLTAILNVLLGSRSLLFMGCSLQADRTINALREIRSNAPDTPVRHYAFLPCPPEAERPERRAFLADAEIHPIYYPPDDHDQSIEDLLISLMEGGLDG; translated from the coding sequence ATGGAATACTTTCGCCAACGCTTCCTTGATGAATTGAACGAAGAAGGCGATATCAAAATTCGCGGTCTTCGCTGGTCTCGTCAGCAAGTCCTCGAAGGTCTGGACCCTGACGGCTATATTCAGGTTTTCATCGAATGGGTGGACGATGCAAAGCAGGCTGCAAAAGAGCGCGCGCGCCAGTTCTTGACAGATAATGGAGGCCTCCCGCGATTTCGCGCGCTCACGCAAAGGTTTCGTAACGGCGCGGTCTTGCCTTTCGTGGGAGCCGGAATGTCGTTGGCCAGCGGCTTCAAGCCGTGGGGCACTTTCCTGCTCTCTCTTTTGGTGGACCTTCCCCATTTGAAATCAGACATAGAGCGGCTTCTACGTGAAGGGCTTTATGAGGAGGCGGCTGAGCGCATTCAAAATGAGCTGCGTGGAGCCTTCAATGAGGAAATTCATAGCCACCTCGGAAGTCACTGCCGGAACGTTGCAGGCCCCGTTCAGTTGATGCCGGTTCTGTTTGAGCAAGAAGTTATCACAACCAATTTTGATTACGTACTCACCCATGTCTATCGAAATGCCGGTAAGGCCTTTCCAATCGAATATTCAGGATCGCGTTTGGCTGATGCTCGGTCTCGCATCGCCAACAATCCTCATTGTCTCCTTCGCTTGCACGGCGAGGCAGATTCGAGTGACGGACGCGTGCTGACCAGGACCGAATACGAGGCCGCTTACAATGGGCGCACTACACTTACGGCAATTTTGAACGTGCTTCTTGGTAGCCGCAGCCTTCTGTTTATGGGATGCAGCCTGCAAGCGGACCGAACGATCAATGCATTACGAGAAATCCGGTCAAACGCGCCCGATACTCCAGTCCGACACTACGCATTCTTGCCTTGCCCGCCCGAAGCAGAAAGGCCAGAAAGACGCGCTTTTTTGGCCGATGCTGAAATCCACCCGATCTACTATCCACCGGACGATCATGATCAATCCATCGAGGACCTCCTAATCAGTTTGATGGAAGGCGGTTTAGATGGCTGA
- a CDS encoding type I restriction endonuclease subunit R — protein MADFRFGFSEDHVEHAGIETLKSLGWAYFHGGDISPDGAAPQRASFKDAILVKRFEACVADINPTIPEEARAEAIRRVLNDETLVLVEENRRLHRLITEGVDVQYKDAGRVLSAKVWLVDFSNPAANDWLVVNQFTMIERRRNRRADVVLFVNGLPLAVLEFKNPGDENATISAAIRQIETYKAEIPSLFRANAALVVSDGIRARIGSLTADEERYMPWRTVNGADYAPPGAPELDTLLRGVFDHANFLKLIRDFTVFGDKGEGPFKIIAGYHQFHGAQKAISEAIAASQPDGDRKIGIIWHTQGSGKSYLMAFFAGLAVRASELANPTLVVLTDRNDLDDQLFATFSLCRDLIRQTPEQATSRDDLKRLLERSAGGVIFTTLQKFSPAPGEEDFPLLTDRRNVIVVADEAHRSQYGFDAKLDTKTGKRRYGYAHYLRQALPNASFIGFTGTPVEGDDRNTPAIFGDYIDIYDISRAVEDRATVPIYYESRVARIELNEDEKPKIDAEIEEMLEDETLTEAEKFKAKWSTVEALVGSDKRIKQIAADLVTHLEARLEALQGKAMAVCMSRRICVKLYDEIVTLRPDWHSDDDAEGAIKIVMTGAASDPAPWQQHIGGKRRRDALAKRARNPDDPLKLVLVRDMWLTGFDAPCMNTMYIDKPMRGHGLMQAIARVNRVFRDKEGGLVVDYIGIAQNLRKALADYSDSDRDKTGIDEEAAIAKMRECFERVKAVYHGFDYATGMAGPPQQRLATLAGAIDWVLKWQEGEAAKKASDEEKKRAHRAYQDLVLELTKAYSLASASDEAAAIRDEVGFFQTVRAAIAKSTLKGGIGKAERALAVQQLIDRAIASSEVVDILKAAGVTSPDISILSDEFLAEIQGMKRKNLALEALKKLLNGEIRSRSKSNLVEARKFSTRLEEAVARYHTNAISALELINELIALAKDMQSARARGEELGLSPEEVAFYEALAENESAVKAMGDEKLRVIAHELLENLRKNVTVDWAKRESARANMRVLVKRILKKYGYPPDLAEEAVQTVLAQAEALLQEIA, from the coding sequence ATGGCTGACTTTCGCTTTGGTTTCTCCGAAGACCATGTCGAGCATGCCGGCATCGAGACGCTTAAATCGCTCGGCTGGGCCTATTTCCACGGGGGCGACATTTCCCCCGACGGCGCCGCCCCGCAACGCGCCTCCTTCAAGGATGCGATCCTCGTCAAGCGCTTTGAGGCCTGCGTCGCCGACATCAATCCGACCATTCCCGAAGAAGCGCGCGCCGAAGCCATCCGCCGCGTTCTCAATGACGAAACGCTGGTTCTCGTTGAAGAAAATCGCCGCCTGCATCGGCTCATCACCGAAGGCGTCGATGTCCAATATAAGGATGCGGGCCGAGTCCTTTCCGCCAAAGTCTGGCTGGTCGACTTTTCCAATCCCGCGGCCAATGACTGGCTCGTCGTCAATCAGTTCACGATGATCGAGCGTCGACGCAATCGCCGCGCCGATGTGGTTCTCTTCGTCAACGGCCTGCCGCTCGCCGTGCTGGAGTTTAAAAATCCCGGCGACGAAAACGCGACGATTTCCGCCGCCATTCGCCAAATCGAAACCTACAAGGCCGAAATTCCCTCGCTCTTTCGCGCCAACGCCGCCCTCGTCGTCTCCGACGGCATAAGGGCGCGCATCGGCTCTCTGACCGCCGACGAAGAGCGCTACATGCCCTGGCGCACCGTCAATGGCGCCGACTACGCCCCGCCCGGCGCGCCGGAACTCGACACGCTTTTACGCGGCGTCTTCGACCATGCAAACTTCCTGAAGCTCATTCGCGACTTCACCGTCTTCGGCGACAAGGGCGAAGGCCCGTTCAAGATCATCGCCGGCTATCACCAGTTCCACGGCGCGCAAAAGGCGATCAGCGAGGCCATCGCTGCGTCGCAGCCGGACGGCGACCGCAAGATCGGCATCATCTGGCATACCCAGGGCTCGGGCAAGAGCTATCTCATGGCATTTTTCGCCGGCCTTGCCGTGCGCGCGAGCGAACTGGCCAATCCGACGCTCGTTGTCCTCACCGACCGCAACGATCTCGACGATCAGCTTTTCGCGACCTTCAGCCTCTGCCGCGATCTCATCCGCCAGACGCCCGAACAGGCGACGAGCCGCGATGATTTGAAGCGTCTGCTGGAGCGCTCGGCTGGCGGCGTCATCTTCACCACCTTGCAGAAATTCTCGCCGGCGCCTGGCGAAGAGGATTTCCCGCTGCTGACCGATCGCCGCAATGTCATCGTCGTCGCCGACGAAGCGCATCGCAGCCAATATGGCTTCGACGCCAAGCTCGACACGAAGACCGGCAAGCGCCGCTACGGCTATGCGCATTATCTGCGGCAGGCGCTCCCCAACGCCTCCTTCATCGGCTTCACCGGCACGCCCGTTGAAGGCGACGACCGCAACACGCCTGCGATTTTCGGCGACTACATCGACATTTACGACATTTCCCGCGCGGTGGAGGATCGCGCTACCGTCCCGATCTATTACGAAAGCCGCGTCGCGCGCATCGAGCTGAACGAAGACGAAAAGCCGAAGATTGACGCCGAAATCGAGGAGATGCTCGAAGACGAGACGCTGACCGAGGCGGAGAAGTTCAAGGCGAAATGGTCGACGGTCGAAGCGCTGGTCGGCTCGGACAAGCGCATCAAGCAAATCGCCGCCGATCTCGTCACGCATCTGGAGGCGCGCCTCGAAGCCTTGCAGGGCAAGGCGATGGCGGTCTGCATGAGCCGGCGCATCTGCGTGAAACTCTACGACGAAATCGTCACTCTACGCCCCGATTGGCATTCGGACGACGACGCGGAAGGCGCGATCAAGATCGTCATGACCGGCGCCGCCTCCGACCCGGCACCTTGGCAACAGCATATTGGCGGCAAGCGCCGGCGCGACGCCCTGGCCAAGCGCGCGCGCAATCCCGACGACCCTCTAAAGCTCGTTCTTGTGCGCGACATGTGGCTGACGGGCTTCGACGCGCCCTGCATGAATACGATGTATATCGACAAACCGATGCGCGGCCACGGGCTCATGCAGGCCATCGCCCGCGTTAATCGGGTCTTTCGTGATAAAGAGGGCGGGCTTGTCGTCGACTATATCGGCATCGCCCAGAACCTCCGAAAGGCGCTCGCGGACTATAGCGACTCGGACCGCGATAAGACCGGCATCGACGAAGAAGCCGCCATCGCCAAGATGCGCGAATGCTTTGAGCGCGTGAAAGCGGTCTATCACGGCTTCGACTATGCCACCGGCATGGCTGGGCCGCCGCAGCAACGATTAGCGACGCTCGCCGGCGCCATCGACTGGGTGCTGAAATGGCAGGAGGGCGAGGCCGCCAAAAAGGCCAGCGACGAGGAGAAGAAGCGCGCCCATCGCGCCTATCAGGATCTGGTGCTGGAGCTGACCAAGGCCTATTCGCTGGCCTCGGCGAGCGACGAGGCGGCGGCCATCCGGGACGAGGTGGGCTTCTTCCAGACCGTCCGCGCGGCGATCGCCAAATCGACATTGAAAGGCGGAATCGGCAAGGCCGAGCGCGCCCTTGCCGTGCAACAACTGATCGACCGGGCCATCGCCTCGTCGGAAGTCGTCGACATCCTCAAGGCGGCGGGCGTGACCTCGCCGGATATTTCGATCCTGTCCGACGAGTTTCTCGCGGAAATTCAGGGCATGAAGCGCAAGAACCTTGCACTGGAGGCGCTGAAAAAGCTGCTGAACGGCGAAATTCGCAGCCGCTCGAAATCGAACCTTGTCGAAGCCAGGAAATTCTCCACCCGCCTTGAAGAGGCGGTGGCGCGCTACCACACCAACGCGATTTCCGCGCTCGAACTGATCAACGAACTCATCGCACTCGCCAAGGACATGCAATCGGCACGCGCGAGGGGCGAAGAGCTAGGGCTGTCCCCCGAAGAAGTCGCCTTCTATGAGGCGCTCGCGGAGAACGAAAGCGCAGTCAAGGCGATGGGCGACGAAAAGCTGCGCGTCATCGCGCATGAGCTTCTCGAAAACTTACGCAAGAATGTGACTGTCGATTGGGCGAAACGAGAAAGCGCACGCGCCAATATGCGCGTGTTGGTGAAGCGCATCCTGAAAAAATACGGCTATCCGCCGGACCTTGCGGAAGAAGCCGTTCAAACCGTGCTGGCCCAGGCCGAGGCGCTTCTGCAGGAAATCGCTTGA
- a CDS encoding LapA family protein has translation MKSILRVLVFVPLALIILFFSMANRAMVKIGLDPFAANPADAPSVEAPMYLVVLAAMALGVLAGGVSSWLGHLPVRRAAKVARAEAKKTRLEIEKLRQQALAELPSESKAAKR, from the coding sequence ATGAAATCCATTCTGCGAGTCCTCGTCTTCGTTCCGCTGGCGTTGATCATCCTGTTCTTTTCCATGGCCAATCGCGCGATGGTGAAGATCGGGCTCGATCCTTTCGCGGCCAATCCGGCCGACGCGCCTTCTGTCGAAGCGCCGATGTATCTGGTCGTCCTGGCCGCGATGGCGCTCGGCGTGCTCGCCGGCGGCGTCTCCTCCTGGCTCGGCCATCTGCCGGTGCGCCGCGCCGCCAAAGTTGCGCGCGCCGAAGCCAAGAAAACCCGGCTCGAGATCGAGAAGCTGCGTCAGCAGGCGCTTGCGGAACTGCCGAGCGAGTCCAAGGCGGCCAAGCGTTGA
- the ihfB gene encoding integration host factor subunit beta, with translation MIKSELIQRIARRNGHLYQRDVETIVSTILDEITAALARGDRVELRGFGAFSVKKRDARTGRNPRTGAQVSVQEKSVPFFKTGKEMRERLNENYQG, from the coding sequence ATGATCAAGTCGGAGCTTATTCAGCGAATTGCACGCCGCAACGGTCATCTTTACCAACGTGACGTCGAGACGATCGTCAGCACGATCCTCGACGAGATCACAGCGGCTCTGGCGCGCGGCGACCGGGTTGAGCTGCGCGGTTTCGGCGCTTTCTCGGTCAAGAAACGGGACGCGCGCACTGGCCGCAACCCGCGCACGGGCGCGCAAGTCTCCGTGCAGGAAAAATCCGTGCCCTTCTTCAAGACGGGCAAGGAGATGCGCGAACGCCTGAACGAGAACTACCAGGGCTGA
- the sppA gene encoding signal peptide peptidase SppA, producing the protein MTATTDYLLDRRRLRRKLGWWRMGAIVAAVIAALIALSRLSGADSPDKLTPHVARLSLQGVITGDKDTIDLIKKIGESSQAKAVLLTIDSPGGTTTGAERLYNELRRLGEKKPVVAVVGTVAASGAYIAALAANTIVAESNSLVGSVGVLFQFPNFYKLLENVGVKVEEVKSSPLKAAPNGYEPTSEAAKAAIANLVADSYGWFKELVKQRRGLDDAELAKVADGRVFTARQGVPLKLVDIIGGEREAIIWLETNKNIAKDLPVRDWKKKSSIERLGLVEGAAALARVAGLAAIAEVLDQAASAERSASLDGLLAIWQGFDAR; encoded by the coding sequence ATGACGGCAACCACGGATTATTTGCTCGACCGTCGGCGGTTGCGGCGAAAACTCGGCTGGTGGCGCATGGGCGCCATTGTTGCGGCCGTGATCGCCGCGCTCATTGCGCTCTCGCGGCTGTCGGGCGCTGATTCTCCTGACAAGCTTACGCCCCACGTCGCCCGACTGTCGCTGCAGGGCGTGATCACCGGCGACAAGGATACGATCGACCTCATCAAGAAGATCGGGGAATCGAGCCAGGCAAAGGCGGTGCTGCTGACGATCGATAGCCCCGGCGGGACGACGACAGGAGCCGAGAGGCTCTACAACGAGCTGCGGCGCCTCGGCGAGAAAAAGCCCGTCGTCGCAGTCGTCGGCACGGTTGCGGCCTCCGGCGCTTACATTGCGGCGCTCGCCGCCAATACGATCGTCGCCGAGAGCAATTCGCTCGTCGGCTCGGTCGGCGTCCTGTTCCAGTTTCCCAATTTCTACAAGCTTTTGGAAAATGTCGGCGTAAAGGTCGAAGAGGTGAAATCCTCGCCCCTGAAAGCCGCGCCCAATGGCTACGAGCCCACGAGCGAGGCGGCCAAGGCGGCGATCGCCAACCTCGTCGCCGACTCCTATGGCTGGTTCAAGGAGCTTGTGAAGCAGCGCAGGGGGCTCGACGACGCCGAGCTGGCGAAGGTCGCGGACGGCCGCGTTTTCACCGCGCGTCAGGGTGTGCCGCTCAAGCTCGTGGATATTATCGGCGGCGAGCGCGAGGCGATCATCTGGCTCGAGACCAATAAGAACATCGCCAAGGACTTGCCGGTCCGGGACTGGAAGAAGAAATCGAGCATCGAGCGTCTTGGGCTCGTCGAAGGCGCGGCCGCGCTCGCCAGGGTCGCCGGCCTCGCCGCCATCGCCGAGGTGCTGGATCAGGCGGCGAGCGCCGAGCGGAGCGCGAGTCTTGACGGTCTTCTGGCGATTTGGCAGGGTTTCGACGCGCGCTGA
- the cutA gene encoding divalent-cation tolerance protein CutA — MSGVSILVTTIDSDEKARALAHAALAEKLAACVQITPISSLYVWKGACCEESEFRIEMKHRTEDYAALAALVRRLHSYETPEILRVDAADTDPAYAAWLRESTQRG; from the coding sequence ATGAGCGGCGTCTCGATCCTGGTGACGACGATCGATTCGGACGAGAAGGCGCGCGCCCTAGCGCATGCCGCTCTCGCCGAAAAGCTCGCCGCCTGCGTGCAGATCACGCCGATCTCCAGCCTCTACGTCTGGAAAGGCGCATGCTGCGAGGAGTCCGAATTCCGAATCGAGATGAAGCACCGCACGGAAGATTATGCGGCGCTCGCGGCTTTGGTGCGCCGCCTGCACAGCTACGAGACGCCGGAGATACTCCGCGTCGACGCGGCCGATACGGATCCCGCCTATGCCGCCTGGCTGCGCGAGTCGACGCAGCGCGGCTGA
- a CDS encoding DegQ family serine endoprotease: MRLDLRHLVFGAFACAAGVSAAYIERAAEPAPAHAQAVEGSVVPKSRAEITLSFAPVVKKAQPAVVNVFASRVERMPANPFLDDPIFRRFFGEGGGMPGRSNTAQSLGSGVIVDPAGLVVTNNHVIEGMTDVKVALADKREIPAKILLRDPRTDLAVLKLTEGTNFPTMELGDSDALEVGDLALAIGNPFGVGQTVTQGIVSALARTHVGISDYGFFIQTDAAINPGNSGGPLVDMNARVVGINSAIFSKSGGSIGIGFAIPVNMVKSVLLAAKGGGKMVKRPWLGATLQTISQEIAEGLGLDRPTGALLADIDPKGPAADAGLKRGDVIVSIDGQTADDPEAVGYRLGTKPLGGQATLGVLRGGKKIVAQMRLTPAPETPPRDTIKLKGPSPFAGATVVNVSPAVVEEMSVQGAANGVVVSEIEDGSFAQQLNLQRGDVVLAVNDQKIETTRDLEKAVSSRAYYWKITLARGGQVFTTVVGG, translated from the coding sequence ATGCGCCTCGATCTGCGCCACCTTGTTTTTGGAGCTTTTGCCTGCGCGGCCGGCGTTAGCGCCGCCTATATCGAACGCGCGGCCGAGCCCGCGCCCGCGCATGCGCAGGCGGTAGAGGGCAGCGTCGTTCCCAAAAGCCGCGCAGAGATCACGCTTTCCTTCGCCCCGGTCGTCAAAAAAGCCCAGCCGGCGGTCGTCAACGTCTTCGCCTCGCGCGTCGAGCGCATGCCGGCCAATCCCTTCCTCGACGACCCGATCTTTCGCCGCTTCTTCGGCGAGGGTGGCGGCATGCCGGGCCGCTCCAATACAGCGCAGTCGCTCGGCTCCGGCGTCATCGTCGACCCCGCGGGTCTCGTCGTGACAAATAACCACGTCATCGAGGGCATGACCGACGTGAAGGTCGCGCTCGCCGACAAGCGCGAGATCCCCGCCAAAATCCTGCTGCGCGATCCCCGCACCGATCTCGCCGTGCTGAAGCTTACCGAGGGAACGAACTTCCCGACGATGGAGCTTGGCGATTCGGACGCGCTCGAAGTCGGCGATCTGGCGCTCGCCATCGGCAATCCCTTCGGCGTCGGCCAAACTGTCACGCAAGGCATCGTCTCGGCCCTGGCGCGCACCCATGTCGGCATCTCCGACTATGGCTTCTTCATTCAGACGGACGCCGCCATCAATCCCGGCAACTCCGGTGGCCCGCTCGTCGATATGAACGCCCGCGTCGTCGGCATTAATTCAGCGATCTTCTCGAAGTCCGGCGGCTCCATCGGCATTGGCTTCGCGATCCCCGTCAATATGGTGAAAAGCGTGCTGCTTGCGGCCAAGGGCGGCGGCAAGATGGTCAAGCGCCCGTGGCTCGGCGCGACGCTGCAAACCATCTCTCAGGAGATCGCCGAAGGTCTGGGGCTCGATCGCCCGACCGGCGCGCTGCTCGCCGACATCGACCCCAAGGGGCCTGCCGCCGATGCGGGGCTAAAGCGCGGCGACGTGATTGTCTCCATCGACGGCCAAACGGCGGACGATCCGGAGGCGGTCGGCTATCGCCTGGGCACCAAGCCGCTCGGCGGGCAGGCGACGCTCGGCGTGCTCCGCGGCGGCAAGAAGATCGTTGCGCAAATGCGCCTGACCCCCGCGCCCGAGACGCCGCCGCGCGATACCATCAAGCTTAAGGGCCCGTCGCCTTTCGCCGGCGCCACGGTGGTCAATGTCTCGCCGGCCGTCGTCGAGGAAATGTCGGTCCAGGGCGCCGCCAATGGCGTCGTCGTGTCCGAGATCGAGGACGGCTCCTTCGCCCAGCAGCTCAATCTGCAGCGCGGCGACGTCGTGCTCGCGGTCAACGACCAGAAAATCGAGACGACCCGCGACCTCGAAAAGGCCGTCTCCAGCCGCGCTTATTACTGGAAGATCACGCTGGCGCGCGGCGGGCAGGTCTTCACCACGGTCGTCGGCGGCTAG
- a CDS encoding DUF4260 domain-containing protein, with protein sequence MKTIGAEPGFVSGAPKLLLRIEGAALMAAALFYYAQAGGDWGRFALLFLFPDLSLLAYLAGPRLGAIAYNLAHTTIGPFAYGVLGAATGQPLLMQIAAIHLAHIGFDRLLGFGLKYGVSFSATHLGPVGKAAPRTASLQARF encoded by the coding sequence ATGAAGACGATCGGCGCGGAACCGGGTTTTGTTTCCGGCGCGCCGAAGCTTTTGCTGAGAATTGAAGGGGCGGCGCTGATGGCGGCCGCCCTTTTCTATTACGCGCAGGCCGGCGGCGACTGGGGACGTTTCGCGCTGCTGTTTCTGTTCCCGGACCTTTCGCTCTTGGCTTATCTCGCTGGGCCGCGGCTCGGGGCGATCGCCTATAATCTCGCCCACACGACCATCGGCCCCTTCGCCTATGGCGTCTTGGGCGCCGCGACCGGGCAGCCGCTGCTCATGCAGATCGCAGCGATCCATTTGGCCCACATCGGCTTCGATCGGCTGCTGGGCTTCGGGCTCAAATATGGCGTGAGCTTCTCCGCCACGCATCTTGGTCCGGTTGGAAAGGCGGCGCCCCGGACCGCGAGCCTTCAGGCTCGCTTCTAA
- the rplQ gene encoding 50S ribosomal protein L17 has product MYHGHKKRRFGRTHEHRKAMFANMAQALIKHELIITTLPKAKDLRPVVEKLVTLGKRGDLHARRQAIAQIKDVKLVAKLFDVLGPRYKERNGGYTRVLKAGFRYGDNAPMAVIEFVDRDVNARGQDSGPVQVEEEAA; this is encoded by the coding sequence ATGTATCACGGTCACAAGAAGCGCCGTTTCGGCCGCACCCATGAGCACCGCAAGGCCATGTTCGCGAATATGGCGCAGGCGCTCATCAAGCATGAGCTGATCATCACCACTCTGCCGAAGGCGAAGGATCTTCGTCCCGTGGTCGAGAAGCTGGTGACGCTCGGCAAGCGGGGCGATCTGCACGCCCGCCGTCAGGCGATCGCCCAGATCAAGGACGTCAAGCTCGTCGCGAAGCTCTTCGACGTTCTCGGCCCACGCTACAAGGAGCGCAATGGCGGCTACACCCGCGTTCTGAAGGCGGGCTTCCGCTATGGCGACAATGCGCCGATGGCCGTCATCGAATTCGTCGATCGCGACGTCAATGCGCGCGGTCAGGACTCCGGCCCGGTTCAGGTCGAAGAAGAGGCGGCGTAA
- a CDS encoding DNA-directed RNA polymerase subunit alpha: protein MSIQKNWQELIKPNKLDVTPGDDPRRVATAVAEPLERGFGVTLGNALRRILLSSLQGAAITSIHIDGVLHEFSSIPGVREDVTDIVLNIKDISVKYQGEGVKRLTLKKTGPGIVTAGDIQATGDVQVLNPDLVICTLDEGAEFRVEFTISTGKGYVPADRNRAEDAPIGLIPVDSLYSPVKKVSYRVENTREGQVLDYDKLTLTVETNGAITPEDALAFSARILQDQLNVFVNFEEPRREEAAPSIPQLAFNPALLKKVDELELSVRSANCLKNDNIVYIGDLIQKSEAEMLRTPNFGRKSLNEIKEVLAQMGLHLGMEVPGWPPENIDDLAKRFEEHY from the coding sequence GTGAGCATCCAGAAGAACTGGCAGGAACTCATCAAGCCGAACAAGCTCGACGTGACGCCCGGCGACGATCCGCGCCGCGTGGCGACCGCCGTTGCCGAGCCGCTGGAGCGGGGCTTCGGCGTGACGCTCGGCAACGCCCTGCGCCGCATTCTTCTCTCGTCGCTGCAGGGCGCGGCGATCACCTCGATTCACATCGACGGCGTTCTGCACGAATTTTCGTCGATCCCCGGCGTGCGCGAGGACGTGACCGACATCGTCCTCAACATCAAGGACATTTCGGTCAAGTATCAGGGCGAGGGCGTGAAGCGCCTGACGCTCAAGAAGACGGGCCCGGGCATTGTCACCGCTGGCGACATTCAGGCGACGGGCGACGTGCAGGTTCTCAACCCCGACCTCGTCATCTGCACGCTCGACGAGGGCGCCGAGTTCCGCGTCGAATTCACCATTTCGACCGGCAAGGGCTATGTGCCGGCTGACCGCAATCGCGCCGAGGATGCGCCGATCGGCCTCATCCCGGTGGACAGCCTTTATTCGCCGGTGAAGAAGGTCAGCTATCGCGTCGAGAACACCCGCGAAGGCCAGGTGCTCGACTATGACAAGCTGACGCTGACCGTCGAGACCAATGGCGCGATCACGCCGGAGGACGCGCTCGCTTTCTCGGCGCGCATCCTGCAGGATCAGCTGAACGTCTTCGTCAATTTCGAGGAGCCGCGCCGCGAAGAGGCCGCCCCGTCGATCCCGCAGCTCGCCTTCAATCCGGCGCTGCTCAAGAAGGTCGACGAGCTGGAGCTTTCGGTGCGCTCGGCGAATTGCCTGAAGAACGACAATATCGTCTATATCGGCGACCTTATTCAGAAGTCGGAGGCGGAAATGCTCCGCACCCCGAACTTCGGCCGCAAATCCTTGAACGAGATCAAGGAAGTCCTTGCGCAGATGGGCCTGCATCTGGGCATGGAAGTCCCCGGCTGGCCGCCGGAGAACATCGACGATCTCGCCAAGCGGTTCGAAGAGCATTATTGA
- the rpsK gene encoding 30S ribosomal protein S11, whose protein sequence is MAKDTTRVRRRERKNIVSGVAHVNSTFNNTMITITDAQGNTVSWSSAGSMGFKGSRKSTPYAAQMAAEDAARKAGEHGVRTLEVEVSGPGSGRESALRALQAAGFTVTSIRDVTPIPHNGCRPRKRRRV, encoded by the coding sequence ATGGCCAAGGACACTACCCGCGTTCGTCGTCGCGAGCGCAAGAACATCGTCTCCGGCGTCGCGCATGTGAACTCGACGTTCAACAACACGATGATCACCATCACCGACGCTCAAGGCAATACTGTGTCGTGGTCGTCGGCCGGCTCGATGGGCTTCAAGGGTTCGCGTAAGTCGACCCCCTACGCCGCGCAGATGGCCGCCGAGGACGCCGCCCGCAAGGCCGGCGAGCATGGCGTGCGCACGCTCGAAGTCGAGGTTTCGGGCCCCGGTTCGGGCCGCGAATCGGCTCTGCGCGCGCTGCAGGCGGCGGGCTTCACCGTTACGTCGATCCGCGACGTGACGCCGATCCCGCACAATGGTTGCCGTCCGCGCAAGCGCCGTCGCGTCTGA